The following coding sequences are from one Sulfitobacter sp. HNIBRBA3233 window:
- a CDS encoding hydantoinase B/oxoprolinase family protein, with protein sequence MRTDPVTLKMLENHAQAVAESMAYTLFRTAHSTFVKETEDFTTGLVTPSGMTFASPRDLGATWFIGLDYKGALDGIDSYAEGDICITNDPYSGFVCTHTPDMHIWKPIFWEGEIIAFAVGHIHNTDMGGAVPASLSRANTEVHQEGIRFKPSKLVSGGVVNQQLIDTLMLNVRMPEQNRGDMNAQIAAVNTGEAKVHEMIRKFGVETVKNGIEDLLDMGETRARAVISDLPDGDFRFVDYLDEDGPDGVPVRLELNLQIRGDAVTLDFTGSDPQLKSALNMPTGGNPRHILMMVGYNYCLYTLDPSVPLNGGILRAATCIAPEGSILNPQYPAAVGMRSLTCGRLQGVVMGAFHAAAPDRLPVGAAGGGGIVNVKTFDARTGTLSMASIDPVIGGAGGSALGDGTDGSGANSGFLKNTPVEINEVEVPIKFRRYGLVQDSGGAGLARGGLSTVLEVEVFTPDTVVTARNRDRTIFAAWGGQGGHPGAPSHFTKISPDGTRHDLGNTDVINLGPGDVFNLTSGGGAGWGDPFTRDADLVVRDVLRGSISAEAARRDYGVVVDAAGVCDVQATQTLRDAHTAPVPQTYSYNASRIAFEAIWTDANYAALTQALAGMPVHWRHFVKRAVFDHIAALPQADLRGDGSDVLAAIDAVRARVPGLTRAMDLREAAE encoded by the coding sequence ATGCGCACTGATCCAGTCACCCTCAAGATGCTAGAGAACCACGCGCAGGCGGTAGCGGAAAGCATGGCCTACACGCTGTTCCGCACGGCCCATTCGACATTTGTCAAAGAGACCGAGGATTTCACGACCGGCCTTGTCACGCCGTCGGGGATGACCTTTGCCAGCCCCCGCGACCTTGGGGCGACATGGTTCATCGGTCTGGATTACAAAGGTGCGCTCGACGGGATCGATAGCTACGCCGAAGGGGATATCTGCATCACGAATGATCCCTACTCAGGCTTCGTCTGCACCCACACGCCCGACATGCACATCTGGAAGCCGATCTTCTGGGAAGGCGAGATCATCGCCTTTGCCGTGGGCCACATACACAATACCGACATGGGCGGGGCCGTTCCGGCGTCGCTGTCCCGCGCGAACACCGAAGTGCATCAGGAAGGGATCCGTTTCAAACCCTCCAAGCTGGTTTCGGGGGGTGTGGTGAACCAGCAGCTGATCGACACGCTGATGTTGAACGTGCGGATGCCGGAACAGAACCGGGGCGACATGAATGCCCAGATCGCCGCCGTGAACACCGGCGAGGCGAAAGTGCACGAGATGATCCGCAAGTTCGGCGTCGAGACCGTCAAGAACGGCATCGAGGATCTGCTCGACATGGGCGAAACCCGTGCGCGCGCGGTCATTTCGGATTTGCCGGACGGCGATTTCCGCTTTGTCGATTATCTGGACGAGGACGGCCCCGACGGCGTGCCAGTCCGTCTGGAACTCAACCTTCAGATCCGCGGCGATGCCGTCACGCTCGACTTCACGGGATCGGATCCGCAGCTGAAGTCGGCACTGAATATGCCGACGGGGGGCAACCCGCGCCATATCCTGATGATGGTGGGGTATAACTACTGCCTCTATACGCTCGATCCCTCCGTGCCGCTGAACGGGGGGATCCTGCGGGCGGCAACCTGCATCGCGCCCGAAGGAAGCATTCTGAATCCGCAGTATCCGGCGGCGGTGGGCATGCGGTCGCTGACCTGCGGGCGTTTGCAGGGTGTCGTGATGGGCGCGTTTCACGCCGCAGCACCGGACCGTCTGCCCGTTGGCGCGGCGGGCGGCGGCGGCATCGTCAACGTCAAGACCTTCGATGCACGGACGGGCACGCTGTCGATGGCCTCCATCGATCCGGTGATCGGCGGCGCGGGGGGATCCGCGCTGGGCGACGGGACCGACGGATCCGGTGCCAACAGCGGCTTTCTCAAGAACACACCGGTCGAGATCAACGAGGTCGAAGTGCCGATCAAGTTCCGCCGCTACGGGCTGGTGCAGGACAGCGGCGGTGCGGGACTGGCGCGCGGTGGTCTGTCGACCGTGCTGGAGGTCGAGGTATTCACGCCCGACACGGTCGTCACGGCGCGCAACCGGGACCGAACGATCTTTGCCGCGTGGGGCGGACAGGGCGGGCACCCCGGCGCGCCTTCGCATTTCACCAAGATTTCGCCGGACGGCACCCGCCACGATCTAGGCAACACCGATGTCATCAACCTCGGCCCCGGCGATGTGTTCAATCTGACATCCGGAGGGGGTGCCGGCTGGGGTGATCCGTTCACGCGCGACGCGGATCTGGTGGTACGCGACGTTCTGCGCGGCAGCATCAGCGCCGAGGCTGCGCGGCGCGATTACGGCGTGGTGGTGGATGCAGCCGGTGTTTGCGATGTGCAGGCGACGCAGACCCTGCGCGACGCCCATACCGCCCCCGTGCCGCAGACCTACAGCTACAACGCCAGCCGCATCGCGTTCGAGGCGATCTGGACCGATGCGAATTACGCGGCCCTGACGCAGGCGCTGGCCGGAATGCCCGTACACTGGCGGCATTTCGTCAAGCGCGCTGTTTTCGATCACATCGCCGCGTTGCCACAGGCCGATCTCCGCGGGGACGGATCGGACGTCCTGGCCGCCATCGATGCGGTGCGTGCGCGTGTGCCGGGTCTGACCCGCGCGATGGACCTGAGGGAGGCGGCGGAATGA
- a CDS encoding hydantoinase/oxoprolinase family protein: MGYRVGMDIGGTFADFCAFDETAGTMASVKVLTTPDRPGQEVLDGLKALEDRFGITPSDISHFTHGTTVGINAIIMRKGIRLALFTTEHFSDVLELARLKMPDPYHLLSARPEPLVTRDMVFGVRERIMADGSIDTPLDPESVKDAVARAEARGAQGVVLSFLHGYRNPAHEYAARDLIRALAPELKVFTSHDVRPIIREYERTSTAVIHGYVQPRVSYYLDALQRALRDIGVTPDPMITKSNGGIMSVESGKTACVEMLLSGTAAGVMGAAFVARAIEADKVLSLDIGGTSADVAIILDGQPGYGVNETVGDFPIFVPTVSVTSIGEGGGSIARVDKGGLLTVGPDSAGSVPGPAAYGNGGTEATITDAFVTLGLLDGGVLGYGMVSVDRDRAKEVIRPLADRMGRSLEETAEGIIGIAISGMFREVSKLCSRRGIDVQDFSLLAFGGGGPMMACLLARELGMKDVIVPPSPGVLSALGGLTADIRSDFTAPAFYTLEAENIPQMTRTIADLTARARHWIVDEQGFDGVPAYQASGEMRYRGQSFEIDVAIDAGALAANDVASVAEAFHAEHRRLYGHADPDAAIQIIAINLVVTGNSAKPTLPSAPSTPHDVTAEQTMTAWLDGALREVQLLRRKDLTPGARFTSPCVIAQDDTTTIVPPGFAGRVDNHGNLILTPEETSDAH, translated from the coding sequence ATGGGCTATCGGGTCGGCATGGATATCGGTGGCACCTTCGCCGATTTTTGCGCGTTCGACGAAACCGCCGGTACGATGGCCAGCGTCAAGGTGCTGACCACCCCCGACCGTCCGGGGCAGGAGGTGCTCGACGGGCTGAAGGCGCTAGAAGACCGCTTTGGCATCACGCCTTCCGACATTTCGCATTTCACCCACGGCACCACGGTCGGGATCAACGCCATCATCATGCGCAAGGGCATACGTCTTGCGCTCTTCACGACCGAGCATTTCAGCGATGTGCTGGAGCTTGCGCGGCTGAAGATGCCCGATCCTTACCACCTGTTGTCAGCGCGGCCTGAACCGCTGGTGACGCGTGACATGGTGTTCGGTGTCCGCGAACGGATCATGGCCGATGGCAGCATAGATACACCGCTGGATCCCGAGAGCGTGAAGGACGCCGTCGCCCGCGCCGAGGCGCGGGGTGCGCAGGGCGTTGTGCTGTCGTTCCTGCACGGCTACCGCAACCCGGCCCATGAATACGCCGCGCGTGATCTGATCCGCGCGCTTGCGCCGGAACTGAAGGTATTCACGTCGCATGACGTGCGCCCGATCATCCGCGAATACGAGCGGACGTCGACCGCAGTGATCCACGGCTATGTCCAGCCGCGCGTGTCCTACTATCTGGACGCCCTGCAACGCGCACTTCGGGACATTGGCGTGACGCCGGATCCGATGATTACCAAATCCAACGGCGGCATCATGTCCGTCGAAAGCGGCAAGACCGCCTGCGTCGAGATGCTGCTATCGGGAACGGCTGCGGGGGTGATGGGTGCGGCTTTTGTCGCGCGGGCGATTGAGGCCGACAAGGTACTGAGCCTCGATATCGGAGGCACATCCGCCGATGTGGCGATCATTCTGGATGGCCAGCCCGGCTACGGTGTGAACGAGACCGTCGGCGATTTCCCGATCTTCGTGCCGACCGTATCGGTCACCTCGATCGGGGAGGGCGGGGGATCCATCGCGCGCGTCGACAAGGGGGGCCTGTTGACCGTCGGACCTGACAGCGCCGGGTCTGTTCCCGGTCCCGCCGCCTATGGCAATGGCGGTACGGAAGCTACGATTACGGATGCCTTCGTGACACTGGGTCTTCTCGACGGTGGGGTGCTTGGCTATGGCATGGTGTCGGTCGACCGCGACCGCGCGAAAGAGGTCATACGGCCCCTTGCCGACCGGATGGGCAGATCGCTTGAGGAGACCGCCGAAGGCATCATCGGTATCGCGATTTCCGGTATGTTCCGCGAAGTTTCCAAGCTCTGCTCGCGTCGCGGGATCGACGTTCAGGATTTCAGCCTGCTGGCCTTCGGGGGCGGGGGTCCGATGATGGCCTGCCTCCTCGCGCGGGAACTTGGCATGAAGGATGTGATCGTCCCGCCCTCGCCCGGTGTGCTGTCTGCGTTGGGGGGGCTGACGGCAGACATCCGCAGTGATTTCACCGCGCCTGCCTTCTACACTCTGGAGGCGGAAAACATTCCGCAGATGACGCGCACGATTGCCGATCTGACAGCGCGCGCGCGCCACTGGATCGTCGACGAGCAGGGTTTTGACGGCGTGCCGGCCTATCAGGCCTCGGGTGAAATGCGCTATCGCGGCCAGAGTTTCGAAATCGACGTGGCGATAGATGCGGGCGCGCTGGCGGCCAACGATGTGGCCTCGGTCGCCGAAGCGTTCCACGCCGAGCACCGGCGCCTTTACGGCCACGCGGATCCCGATGCGGCGATCCAGATCATCGCGATCAACCTTGTAGTGACCGGTAATTCGGCCAAACCGACCCTGCCAAGCGCTCCTTCGACGCCGCATGATGTCACGGCAGAGCAGACGATGACCGCGTGGCTCGACGGGGCGCTGCGCGAAGTGCAACTGCTGCGCCGCAAGGATCTGACACCGGGGGCGCGGTTCACCAGCCCTTGTGTCATCGCGCAGGACGACACCACGACCATCGTACCGCCGGGCTTCGCCGGTCGGGTGGATAATCACGGTAACCTGATCCTGACGCCCGAGGAGACATCCGATGCGCACTGA
- a CDS encoding IclR family transcriptional regulator: MNNQVKSAARVLELLEWLSGQTTPVKLNQVTGSLDLPKSSAFGLLSTLVSRGYVVKTADDRYELVDAFRQGFGWVGGFESILRPVALPIIEALRDRINETVFVCVRTAQQDARLVCKAVSTQHIRYDTSDDSVLPGYATVMGRVLLAYQDPQIVDDYFTKTELKPFSPTTPTTEEAVRAELDQIRRDGYGVIIDQYAQGGAGIAAPIRGQNGDVVAVVDLATVTSRFEIQRDRMRAAVLECAAEISARLGYRDIASGLDETSTPEGVA, translated from the coding sequence ATGAACAATCAAGTCAAATCCGCAGCGCGCGTGCTGGAGCTTCTCGAGTGGCTTTCGGGCCAGACGACACCTGTAAAGCTTAATCAGGTGACCGGATCGCTGGACCTGCCGAAAAGCAGCGCTTTCGGTCTTTTGTCCACGCTGGTCTCACGCGGCTATGTGGTGAAGACAGCGGACGACCGCTACGAGCTCGTCGATGCCTTTCGGCAGGGGTTTGGCTGGGTCGGCGGGTTTGAATCCATTCTGCGCCCGGTGGCGCTTCCGATCATCGAAGCGCTTCGTGATCGTATCAACGAAACGGTTTTTGTCTGCGTGCGCACCGCGCAGCAGGACGCGCGGCTGGTCTGCAAGGCGGTCAGCACACAACACATCCGCTATGACACCTCCGACGATTCTGTGCTGCCGGGATACGCGACAGTCATGGGGCGGGTCTTGCTCGCCTATCAGGATCCCCAGATCGTCGACGACTATTTCACCAAGACCGAATTGAAGCCGTTCAGCCCGACAACTCCCACCACCGAAGAGGCCGTCCGCGCCGAGCTGGACCAGATCCGGCGCGATGGCTACGGCGTAATCATCGACCAATACGCGCAGGGCGGTGCCGGTATCGCGGCCCCGATCCGCGGCCAGAACGGTGATGTCGTCGCCGTTGTCGACCTCGCGACAGTGACCTCGCGGTTCGAAATTCAGCGCGACAGGATGCGCGCCGCCGTCCTTGAATGCGCGGCAGAGATCAGCGCGCGACTGGGCTACAGGGATATCGCCTCCGGTCTGGATGAAACCTCGACGCCAGAAGGAGTTGCCTAA